The nucleotide sequence ATCGTGGGCAAATATGGGACCCGTTACGGCGCCTCCCTcaggaaaatggtgaagaaaattgaaatcagCCAACATGCCAAGTACACTTGCTCCTTCTGCGGCAAAACCAAGATGAAGAGACGCGCCGTGGGCATCTGGCACTGTGGTTCCGGCATGAAGACAGTTGCCAGTGGGGCCTGGACCTACAATACCACCTCTGCTGTCACAGTAAAGTTTGCCATCAGAAGACTGAAGGAATTGAAAGACCAGTAGAAGCTCCACTATCTGAAACCTCTCTGGCCTGTAATAAATgggttaatttaaaaaaataaaaaataaaaacaaaaggacaaa is from Tenrec ecaudatus isolate mTenEca1 chromosome 2, mTenEca1.hap1, whole genome shotgun sequence and encodes:
- the LOC142439329 gene encoding large ribosomal subunit protein eL43-like, whose protein sequence is MAKRTKKVGIVGKYGTRYGASLRKMVKKIEISQHAKYTCSFCGKTKMKRRAVGIWHCGSGMKTVASGAWTYNTTSAVTVKFAIRRLKELKDQ